CGCTGCCGGGGCCGTACGTGGTGACCTTCCTGCTGTTCTCGCTGGGGATCAGTGCGCTGGCGCTGCGGCTGGGCCGGGGGCTGAGCTCCGTGCAGGATCATCCGTGGGCCGCGCGGACCCGGGTGGTGGCGCGCGGTGGGGCCGCGGCGGAGCCGGTGGCCGCGGAGGTCTGAGCGTGAGCGCGGGCAAGGCGGCCGTCGTCCTCGGGCGACGGCCGCCTTGCCGTGTCCCCGGCCGGGTGCGGGCGGCTGACCTCGCCGCGGGGATCAGGGCCGTCGGCCCGGCAGGGTGAACTCGCACCAGACGGCCTTTCCGCCGCCCGGGGTGCGGCGGGCGCCCCAGTGGTCGGCGATGGTGGCGACGATGGCGATGCCCCGGCCGGACTCGTCCGCGGGTTCGGCGCGGCGGCGCCGGGGCAGGTGGTCGTCGCCGTCGGTGACCTCGACGATCAGTCGGCGGTCGGTGCGGCGCAGCCGCAGCCGCATGGGCGGTGTGCCGTGCTGGAGGGAGTTGGCGACGAGTTCGCTGGCCGCGAGGACGCCCGCGTCGCGGAGTTCCGGCGGGAAGCGCCAGCTGGCCAGGACGCCGGAGGCGAAGGCACGCGCGCGGGGCGCGGCTTCCACGCCGCCGAGGAGTTCCAGCGCGGCGTTGCGGAACAGTTCGCGGTCGGGGCCGGTGCGGGCGGGATGCTGGAGGACGAGGACGGCGACGTCGTCGTCGTGGTCGGCCTGGACCCCGGCGGAGCGGACCAGGCGGTCGCAGACGACCTGGGGGGTGCCGGTGGCGCCGGCCAGGGCGCGTTCCAGGGCGGCGATGCCCTCGTCGAGGTCCGCGTCGCGGCGTTCCACCAGGCCGTCGGTGTAGAGCACGGCCGTGGAACCGGGGGCGAGCGGGACCGAGCCGGAGGCGTGCATCCAGCCGCCGGTGCCCAGGGGCGGGCCGGTGGGTTCGTCGGCGCGTACGACGGTGCCGGTCTCGTCGCGGACGAGGATCGGCAGGTGCCCCGCGGAGGAGTAGACCAGCCGGCCCTCGTTGGGGTCGTGGACGGCGTAGACGCAGGTGGCGATCTGGTTGGCGTCGATCTCGGCGGCGAGGCCGTCCAGGAGCTGGAGGATCTCGTGCGGCGGGAGGTCCATGCGGGCGTAGGCGCGCACGGCGGTGCGCAGCTGGCCCATGACCGCGGCGGCGCGCACCCCGCGGCCCATGACGTCGCCGATGACGAGGGCGGTGCGTCCGCCGCCGAGGGTGATGACGTCGTACCAGTCGCCGCCGACGGCGGCTTCGGTGCCGCCGGGGTGGTAGGTGGCGGCGACGCGCAGGTCGTCGGGCTGTTCCAGCACCTGGGGCAGCAGGGAGCGCTGGAGGGTGACGGCGGTCTCGCGCTGGCGGCGTTCGCTGGCGCGCAGGCGGTCGGCGGCCTCGGCGTGGTCGGTGACGTCGGTGGCGAAGACGAGCACGCCCGCGCCGCCCTGGGCGGTGGCGCGCTCGCCGGGACCGGGGTCGCGGACCGGGGTGCAGGTGAAGGTGTAGGAGCGGCCGTCGGGTGCTCTGCGGGACTTCAGGGTGCGGGGTCTGCCGCTGCGCAGGACCTGGTCGAGGAGCGGGAGCAGGCCCAGTTCGCGCAGTTCGGGCAGGGCGTCGCGGGCGGGTTCGCCGAGCGGGCGCGCGCCGAAGGCCGTGGTGTACGCGTCGTTGAGGTAGGCGAGGCGGTGGTCGGCGCCGTGGACGAGGGCGACGAGGGCGGGGACGCGGTCGAGGACCTCACGGGCGGGGAGCCCGTCGACGCCGGGCGGGGGCGGGCTCCCGTCGGTCTGCCGCTCGCCGCGGGCGGCGGGCACGGAGCCGTCGGAGCGCCGGTCCGGGTCGGGCGCGGAGCCGTCGGAGCGCCGGTCCGGTGCGAGACCGGTCCGCGCCGCGGCACGGCGCTGTGTTCCGGGGATCGGGGGGAGCCGGGCGCTCCAGCGCGTGAAGTTCACGAATCCTTGCCTCGTGTCGGTGGTGTCGGTCCGGCTCCGGGCCCGGCCGGGGTGCGGGGCCGCGCGGGGCGGCCGGCCTTCTCCGGCCCCGGGTGCGGCACGGTGTCCGTGCGGATACGGCGGCCGGGACGGGCGGCTTCCGCCTCCGGTCGTGGACCAGTCTGGCAGTGCGGGCGCCACGCGACGGCATCCGTGGGACGCGGTGGCGCCCGGCGGAGTTCCGCGGTCCGGTCAGGACGACCCTTTCGGGTCGGTGTCCGGGTCGAGGGGGTGTTTTCCCCCGGCCGCGAGTTCGAATTCGGCGCGGGGGTGTTCCAGGGACCCGAGGGAGACGATCTCCCGTTTGAAGAGGCCGGCGAGCAGCCATTCGGCGAGGACGCGGGCCTTGCGGTTGACGGTGGGGACCCGGCTGAGGTGGTAGGCGCGGTGCATGAACCAGGCCGGGTAGCCCTTCAGCCTGCGGCCGTAGACCTGGGCGACGCCCTGGTGCAGTCCGAGGGAGGCGACCGAGCCGACGTAGCGGTGCGCGTACGTCTCCAGGGGTTCGCCGCGCAGCGCGTGGGCGATGTTGTCGCCGAGGACCTTCGCCTGGCGGACCGCGTGCTGGGCGTTGGGCGCGGTCTCCTTGCCGGGTTCGGCGGCGGTGACGTCGGGGACGGCGGCGGCGTCGCCCGCGGCCCAGGCGTGCTCGGTGCCCTCGACGGTCAGCTCGGCGGTGCACCGGACGCGGCCCCGGCCGTCGAGCGGCAGGTCGGTGGCGGCCAGCAGGGGGTGCGGCTTGACCCCGGCGGTCCACACGACGGTGCGGGTGGGGAAGCGCTGCCCGTCGCTGAGCACGGCGACACGGTCGGCGCACGACTCCAGGCGGGTCCGCAGGAGCACCTGGATGTTGCGGCGGCGCAGTTCGGTGACCGTGTAGCGGCCCATCTCCTCGCCGACCTCGGGCAGGATGCGGTCCGAGGCCTCGACGAGGATCCATTTCATGTCCTCGGGCCGGATGTTGTGGTAGTAGCGGGCGGCGTAGCGGGCCATGTCCTCCAGTTCGCCGAGCGCTTCCACGCCCGCGTAGCCGCCGCCGACGAAGACGAAGGTGAGGGCGGCGTCGCGGATGGCGGGGTCGCGGGTGGAGGAGGCGATGTCCATCTGCTCGATGACGTGGTTGCGCAGGCCGATGGCCTCCTCGACGGTCTTGAAGCCGATGCCGTGGTCGGCGAGACCGGGGACGGGCAGGGTGCGCGCGACGGAGCCGGGGGCGAGCACGAGTTCGTCGTACGCCAGGTGCTCGGTGCCGCCCTTCTCCTCGGTGGCGAGGGTGGCGAGGACGGCGGTGCGGTGCGCGTGGTCGACGGACTTCACCTCGCCCGCGACGACCCGGCAGCCGCCGAGGACGCGGCGCAGCGGTACGACGACGTGCCGCGGCGAGATCGCGCCGGCCGCCGCCTCGGGCAGGAACGGCTGATACGTCATATAGGGGTCGGGCGTGACGACGGTGATCTCGGCGTCGCCCCGCAGCAGCTCCCGTTTCAGCCGCCGCTGGAGGCGCAGAGCCGTGTACATCCCGACGTAGCCGCCGCCGACAACGAGAATGCGCGCACGTTCCTTCACCATCCCATGACGCACCCGTGACTCTCGTTTGTCCACAGCCCCGGCGATTTGTGTGACCGCCGGGCGGCCGGGCGCAGGATTGGCCTGATCACCGGGGGCCGGGTCAGGTGCGCAGGTCAGCGCGGGTGGGTGGGGGTGCGGAGCGGGTCGTGGGGCGCGCCGGGGCGGCTCGTACTCCGATCGGGGGGCGGTCCGTGCGGAACTGCCCCTTCTGAATTGACTCCCACTCAACTATGTTCGTGTGTCGTCGGGGTGTGGGGGAAGTGACCGGACGAGTCGGCGGGTCCCGCCTGGTCTCGCGGAACGGCTCGGTCGTGCGCGGTCCCCGTTCAGCGCATCCCGGAATTCAGTGGCGGGGAGAGTCTCCGGGGGGAGACGTCATTACCGGGGGATCGGCTATGCACATTCAGGACACTCATTGGTCCACCGCGTCCGCTGTCGCGGCCGGTGGCGGGGCGATGGGCGCGGCGGTGGGCGGACGCGGGGAGGATCCCCGGTCGGTGCGGACCACTCCGCTGCGCGTGGACGCACAGCGCAACCTCGAACACGTGCTGCGGGCGGCGCGCGAGGTCTTCGGCGAGCTGGGGTACGGCGCGCCGATGGAGGACGTGGCACGGCGCGCCCGGGTCGGCGTGGGCACGGTGTACCGGCGCTTTCCCAGCAAGGACGTCCTGGTGCGGCGGATAGCCGAGGAGGAGACCTCCCGGCTGACCGACCAGGCACGGGCCGCGCTCGGCCAGGAGGACGAGCCGTGGTCGGCGCTCTCCCGGTTCCTGCGCACCTCGGTGGCGTCCGGTGCCGGGCGGCTGCTGCCGCCGCAGGTGCTGCGCGTCGGGGTCGCGGAGGAGCGGGCCGGCGAGACGGACGGCGCGGACGGCGCGCGGGTGCCGCAGCAGCGGTCCGAGCCGGGCGCGGGCGAGCTGCGGCTGGTGTCCGACCGGGACGCCGCGCTCGCACCGGAGGCGGTGGACGACACGGGAGCCGCGGAGCTGCTGGAGGTCGTGGGCCGGCTGGTGGAGCGGGCCCGCGCGGCGGGTGAGCTGCGGACCGATGTCTCGGTGTCGGACGTGCTGCTCGTGATCGCCACGGCGGCGCCCTCGCTGCCGGACGCCGCCCAGCAGGCGGCGGCCTCGGCACGGCTGCTGGACATTCTGCTGGAGGGGCTGCGGTCCCGGCCGGTGTGAGCGCGCGGGGCGGGTTCTCCCGGTGACGGCGACGGGACGCCCGTATGGGATGCCTGAATGGGATGCCTGAATGGGATGCCCGTGCGGGAGGGCCGTACGGGAGGGCCGTACGGGACTCGGGTGGGGCGCGGACGGGGCGTCGCGCCCGGGGGCGTGCGCGCCGGCGCGGGTTCCGCCGCATTCCGGGGAGCATGCCCCGTACGGGTGATGTCGATTCCGGGGGGCGGTGAGTCCCCCACAGACGGGTGGAGGATCCTTCCTGCCGAGTCCTGACAAGAGCCGCTGTGGCAGTCTGGCCCGGTGATCGGGTCGGCTGGGCTGGCGGCGGGGGCTATCGGCGATGGGCGTTGACGGACGTGGTGAGTCGGTCGGTGACGGCGGGGCGGGCACCGGCGGGCCGCGCCCGCCCCAGGTGCCGAGCCAGGGCGGGCCGGCCGGTGTCCCGCGCGACGACGCGCCGCCCAGGCAGCCCGCGCACCGGGCGGAAGCGGCGGACCGGCCGGACGTCCCGCACCGGGCGGACCCGCAGGACTTCTCGGACCGGGACGCCTCGGACCGGGACACCCCGGGCCAGGTCGGCTGGGGGCCGGTGGCCGAGGGCGGGGTGCCGGCGCAGCGCGAGTGGCGCGAGGACAGCGTGCTGCCGCCGCCGCGCGAGGTGCCGCCGTCCGATGCCGAGCTGGTCGACCGGATGCGGTCCGGGGACGACACGGCGTACGAGGACCTGTACCGCCGCCACGCCGACGCGGTGCGCCGGTACGCCCGTAGCTGCTGCCGGGACGCCCACACTGCCGACGACCTCACGGCCGAGGTCTTCGCCGCGATGCTCCAGGCCGTGCGGGGCGGCGCGGGCCCCCGGCACGCCGTCCGCGCCTATCTGCTGACCAGTGTCCGGCGGGTGGCCGCGCACTGGACGAAGACCGCGCGGCGTGAGCAACTGGTCGACGATTTCGCCGTGTTCGCCGCGCAGGCGGTCCGGAGCTCCGAGGTGTCCGACGCCGACACGCTCGACCTGGGCGCGGACGTGCGGGCGATGCACGAGGCCGAGCAGTCGATGGCGATGCGGGCGTTCCGCTCGCTGCCCGAGCGGTGGCAGGCCGTGCTGTGGCACACCGAGGTCGAGGACGAGTCGCCCAGCGAGGTCGCCACCCTGTTCGGGCTGGACGCCAACGGCACCCGGGTGCTGGCCAGCCGGGCCCGCGAGGGCCTCAAGCAGGCCTATCTCCAGGCCCATGTGAGCACGTCCCTGACCGGCGACGCGGAGTGCGCCCGGTACGCCGACCAACTCGGTGGCTACGCCCGGCGCAAGCTGCGCACCCGCGCCGAACGGGGCCTGCGCAAGCACCTGGAGGAGTGCGCCAGGTGCCGGGTGGCGGCGCTCCAGATCGAGGAGGTCGCGGGCGGCATCCCGGCCGTCGTGCCGGTCGCCGTCCTCGGCTGGTTCGGCGCCGCCGGGTACGCCAAGGGGTTCGGGCTGCTCGCGGGCGGCGCGGGGGCGGCCGGTGCGGCCGGTGCGGCGGGCGCTGCGGGCGCGGCCGCGGGCGGGTCCTCCGGTGGTACGGGTGCCGGGGGCGCGGCGGCCTCCGAGGGGCTCGGCGCGCCGGTCAAGGCCGGGATCGCGGCCGGAGTCGTCGCCGTGGCCGCGGCGGGGCTCGCCTTCGCCCTGGTCGGCCACGACGCCCCCGCCGACAAGCCCCGGGCGGCGCCGCCCCCCGCCCCGGTCGTCGAACCGCAGCCGCCGTCGAGCGCCCCGCCCCGCCCCGCGCCCCGCCCCCGGCCCAGCCGGAAGCCGCCGGAGCCCGTCGTCGCGCCCCGGCCCGCGCCCGAGCCGACCCCCACACCCACCCCGACGCCCAAGCCGTCGCCGAAGCCCACCCCGAAGCCCGCACCGCCCCCTCCGTCGCCCACGCCCACCCCGTCCCCGACACCGACGCCGACCCCGACCCCGACACCCACTCCCCCGGCCGTCTACCGGTGGAGCGAGCTGAGCTACGACGTCACCGGCGACGGCACCGGACCGGAGATGCGGCTCGGCAGCAGCAACTGGGTGTGGCAGCGCGACGGTGTGGAGATCGCCGGGAAGCGGTATCCGCACGGGGTGAGCGTGCACGGCGAGTCCTCGGTCACCATCGACCTCAACCGCGCCTGCTCCGCCTACGACGCGGTGGCCGGTGTCGACGACCTGGCGGCCGGGCTGGGCGAGGTCGCCTTCTCGGTGTACGCCGACGGTGTGCGGCTGTGGGAGTCCGCCACCGTCACCGGCGGCCAGGCCGCCGTCCCGGTCCATGTGAGCCTCGTCGGCCGCCGGACCGTGCAACTGGTCGTCACCCCGCGCAGCGCCTTCGACGCGGTGACCCTCGCGGACTGGGCGGAGTCGCGGTTCACCTGCGCGTAGCGCCGAAGGACGGCCGCGGGACCGGGCTCACGCGCGGGCAGCGGGAGAATGGCGGCGCACGGCCTCGGCGACCTCGGCGAGGACACCGTCCACGGTGAGGGCCGCGCCCCGGGCGAGTTCGGCGGCGCAGCGCTCGGCGCCGAGGACGGCGCGCGCGGCGGCCTCGGCGCGCTCCGCGCACGTCCGCTCGGGCTGCGGGCGGGGGCGGCCGTCGCGCCGGCTGTCGGCGGCGGCGAGCAGCCGGAGCGCGCGGGCGTGCTCGCCGAGCCGGGACAGCACCTCGGCCGCCATGTCCACGAGCGCGGCCGTCACCACCTCGGAGCAGTGCTGCTCG
The sequence above is drawn from the Streptomyces sp. SAT1 genome and encodes:
- a CDS encoding ATP-binding SpoIIE family protein phosphatase, with protein sequence MNFTRWSARLPPIPGTQRRAAARTGLAPDRRSDGSAPDPDRRSDGSVPAARGERQTDGSPPPPGVDGLPAREVLDRVPALVALVHGADHRLAYLNDAYTTAFGARPLGEPARDALPELRELGLLPLLDQVLRSGRPRTLKSRRAPDGRSYTFTCTPVRDPGPGERATAQGGAGVLVFATDVTDHAEAADRLRASERRQRETAVTLQRSLLPQVLEQPDDLRVAATYHPGGTEAAVGGDWYDVITLGGGRTALVIGDVMGRGVRAAAVMGQLRTAVRAYARMDLPPHEILQLLDGLAAEIDANQIATCVYAVHDPNEGRLVYSSAGHLPILVRDETGTVVRADEPTGPPLGTGGWMHASGSVPLAPGSTAVLYTDGLVERRDADLDEGIAALERALAGATGTPQVVCDRLVRSAGVQADHDDDVAVLVLQHPARTGPDRELFRNAALELLGGVEAAPRARAFASGVLASWRFPPELRDAGVLAASELVANSLQHGTPPMRLRLRRTDRRLIVEVTDGDDHLPRRRRAEPADESGRGIAIVATIADHWGARRTPGGGKAVWCEFTLPGRRP
- a CDS encoding NAD(P)/FAD-dependent oxidoreductase codes for the protein MVKERARILVVGGGYVGMYTALRLQRRLKRELLRGDAEITVVTPDPYMTYQPFLPEAAAGAISPRHVVVPLRRVLGGCRVVAGEVKSVDHAHRTAVLATLATEEKGGTEHLAYDELVLAPGSVARTLPVPGLADHGIGFKTVEEAIGLRNHVIEQMDIASSTRDPAIRDAALTFVFVGGGYAGVEALGELEDMARYAARYYHNIRPEDMKWILVEASDRILPEVGEEMGRYTVTELRRRNIQVLLRTRLESCADRVAVLSDGQRFPTRTVVWTAGVKPHPLLAATDLPLDGRGRVRCTAELTVEGTEHAWAAGDAAAVPDVTAAEPGKETAPNAQHAVRQAKVLGDNIAHALRGEPLETYAHRYVGSVASLGLHQGVAQVYGRRLKGYPAWFMHRAYHLSRVPTVNRKARVLAEWLLAGLFKREIVSLGSLEHPRAEFELAAGGKHPLDPDTDPKGSS
- a CDS encoding TetR/AcrR family transcriptional regulator, translated to MHIQDTHWSTASAVAAGGGAMGAAVGGRGEDPRSVRTTPLRVDAQRNLEHVLRAAREVFGELGYGAPMEDVARRARVGVGTVYRRFPSKDVLVRRIAEEETSRLTDQARAALGQEDEPWSALSRFLRTSVASGAGRLLPPQVLRVGVAEERAGETDGADGARVPQQRSEPGAGELRLVSDRDAALAPEAVDDTGAAELLEVVGRLVERARAAGELRTDVSVSDVLLVIATAAPSLPDAAQQAAASARLLDILLEGLRSRPV
- a CDS encoding sigma-70 family RNA polymerase sigma factor, whose protein sequence is MGVDGRGESVGDGGAGTGGPRPPQVPSQGGPAGVPRDDAPPRQPAHRAEAADRPDVPHRADPQDFSDRDASDRDTPGQVGWGPVAEGGVPAQREWREDSVLPPPREVPPSDAELVDRMRSGDDTAYEDLYRRHADAVRRYARSCCRDAHTADDLTAEVFAAMLQAVRGGAGPRHAVRAYLLTSVRRVAAHWTKTARREQLVDDFAVFAAQAVRSSEVSDADTLDLGADVRAMHEAEQSMAMRAFRSLPERWQAVLWHTEVEDESPSEVATLFGLDANGTRVLASRAREGLKQAYLQAHVSTSLTGDAECARYADQLGGYARRKLRTRAERGLRKHLEECARCRVAALQIEEVAGGIPAVVPVAVLGWFGAAGYAKGFGLLAGGAGAAGAAGAAGAAGAAAGGSSGGTGAGGAAASEGLGAPVKAGIAAGVVAVAAAGLAFALVGHDAPADKPRAAPPPAPVVEPQPPSSAPPRPAPRPRPSRKPPEPVVAPRPAPEPTPTPTPTPKPSPKPTPKPAPPPPSPTPTPSPTPTPTPTPTPTPPAVYRWSELSYDVTGDGTGPEMRLGSSNWVWQRDGVEIAGKRYPHGVSVHGESSVTIDLNRACSAYDAVAGVDDLAAGLGEVAFSVYADGVRLWESATVTGGQAAVPVHVSLVGRRTVQLVVTPRSAFDAVTLADWAESRFTCA